The genomic window CGCCACAGAAACGTTACGCGCGAATTTTAGTAACGTCCGTTATTTAATTTAACGTCGGTTAAACTGTGAACAATCAATAAAAGATTCGCTTTATGAAGGCATTAAGAAGAATTTTCATAAACAAGATATTCTTAGTAACATTCAGTGCATTCTTCATAGGATATTATACTAAGTATGATGATGAACAGACCATAAATAGtatgttgtatttttatttagttacagcggaattcaaagagaaaacagaaAATAATCAGGAGGAAAAGGTGCAGCGGACCGAAAGGACTCTTGTTACACCACGTTACGTTAAAATACAAAGCGTTACCGTTATTGTTCTGACGTTTATAAAGAGAACATGAAGGAAAATTGATATCTCATTAACTTAGACTGACGAATATGGATTATTTGTAGCGCAACATTACAATTTGAAAGGACTTGTTTTGGTATTTCTGAGTGGAACGCCCCCAAGCCGGAAGTTCAAGTGGAATGTTGGAGAGAAAATACGAACTGTCACGCCACTTTTAAAAACGTATTAAAGACAAGtattgaaattattaaaataccaCATAAATTATTTGCACATATCTGATAGCAGGGGCTCTCCAATTAATGAGCAGTTATGTTTTATTCACGCATAAACGCACAGATCGATCTTGGAATTTAAGAATCGAGGTCGTCAAATGAAGATCGCGATGTATCAGATATGTTTTTACTCACCCTAGATGATACACTATTGCAGCCCAGATACAAGTTGCGTTCATCTCATTGTTCTTCTCTCACTTTGGTGATGGGTGACAAACCAATTTGTGGTGCATTTGCGCCTCCTATTGAATGGGAGCGTGTTTTGCGGCTCGACAGACTGGCAGAATCAAAGGGCATATGTTCAccataaatatattgtaaaatgtaattgattgctgtgatcacagctgaatttttagcatcattactccagtttttggTGTCACATGATCACTTCTAatatagaaatcattctaatatgatgttaTACTGCTCAAGGAACCAATAGTATCACTATCTTTCAAGGAAAAACACTGACCCCAGATATTTGAACAACACACACATACTAGAAAGGACTTGATTTTCATAGACAATAGTAGAATAATAAAACAAGACAAAGAAAATGGGGGGAAAGAACAGTTCTTTGTGAAATATGCAATATGCTTCTTTAATTGTTCCTTTAaaacgaattataataataatttattgaaaTGATTAGCTCCAgtgtttcaaataaaaaatatataggctATGTGTTTTTTTTGAAGGAGTAACACGTGCAAAACCTTTGTGTGATTGCTGATACATGGAGAAATTAAAAATTCTTGGCATATGTGCATCATCAGGTACACAAACACTGAGATGAAGATTGAAGCTGTATGAGTTACCTTTCTAAAAAGCAATTTAGTCATGAGTTTTTGGTTATTGGAATTAAGTTTTAATCGAGTTTATCGCATATCACCAACCCCTAAAACAGAACAATAATAGAGTTGACTGAATCAAAATAGTCTTCCAAGTATACATTTGTGTAGCATACTATTCAGTTTATTTGAATGTAAACTGCAGGGAACTTGTTTTTTTCTCAACTGATGAAATATATTTAGTGGGCTATGGGAATGTTTACTTAACCCTTGCTGTTTTGTATCTCTATGAATAAAAGCATCACAAACAACGTATAAATCAACCAGTCACattaaatataaaactatttgatttagatcgggagttCGAAGTGGGTTCGACTTTGGaccgtgtatcgcgaatcatttgattactTTGGATCATTtagtgaattgaatgattcacaatccgcgctccgagtcctgatctagttcgcgaatcattattcagatcggcgcttcaaatcgtgtatcgcaaataatttgattgaGTCTGGTATTTCAGAGCGAGTTCGCAAAccggaatcatttgatttagaactgAATTTTGTAGGGGGGTTCGTGTCCGTGAATTATTCTGCGAATCGTGATCCacactccgagtcctgatcttacatgatggtttgcgaatcacTCAGATCTGGACTTCAAATCCGTATTCATTGATTCAGATCGGTATTTAGAGCGCttcttctgatttctttttttattaaacagtacaaAAACATAAACCATTAATACAGttcagttattaaaaaaaagccaaaaaatatAGTATCCACAAATACAAAAATTAACCGtggttttactatggtaaaagtgTAGCaaccatgtatttttttttaataaccacaGTTTTGCTACAATTACAATGGTTAAACTATGATTAGTGCAGCAAAACCATGGATAATTTGTGGTTGTGTTGCCAGGTTAACAACAgagacaaaaaataaacaaataataaataaaaagaaatatacaTTTACACTTTAAGATAACACACAGGATAAAAATGTCGTTTTTACTGCTTTAGGATTAACAGAAGTTTGGATAGTATCTATTTTCTGGAGAGGTTTAGAGCCAGTAATGTTTTGTTAATGAATTGTGTGAATGACAAGTGAATGAATCTTCCTCAGAACAGTGACAAAAACAGCATCTAACTTCAATGTCTGACTTACATTATAATTAGGTAAATAAGCTTTTTGTGAAATTTGGATAAACTCTTGAATCTGTTGTTTGATCTCTTCGCATTTAAGGAGAGAGCTACGGTTTCCAAAGTCGCACATTGTTTGTTATGATTTTCAAGGGTGCAGAATTTAGTAGAGACACTATGACATGTCCCTACCAATATCCAGACAACTGAAATAGTCTATAGGAATAATATTGATCAAACCATTAAATTGTCAACACCCTTGATACCATGTATTAatataattacataaaatatagttagtgcatttgttttttgttaaaaatcacaCGTTTGCATTTGTTTGACATTGAAAAACAAGTTTCTTACGCTCACAAACTcagcatatattttatttaaatacagaaaaacagtaatattgtaaatattactacaatttcaaatagatgctgatttgctgctcaaaaattccTAATATTGCTTTCCttcaagaaaaaacaaaaacgacTGACTCCAAAACTTatgtcacacacatacacacacacatctctCAGAAAGTCCTGGTTCGTGAAGATAAAAGGCTTACTGCGACAGCACAGAGTGATGTTTCTTCTTATGACTCAAAAGCTGATTTGATTGGTTGAAGCTCTTCCCACACGCGGTGCAGTgatatggtttctctccagtgtgaatcctctcgtGCGCCTTCAAGGTTCCTGAGCGAgagaatctcttgtcgcagtgcgaacacttgtacggtttctctccagtgtggatcctctgatGGATTTTCAAATGCGTGGCTGAAATAAACCCATTCCCACACTCAAAACACACATGCGTTCTCACACCGGTGTGTATCTTCTGATGTTCTTTAAAACCGTCCAGTTgtgcgaaactctttccacacagagaGCACACGTACGGCTTCTCCTGCAAGTGAACGTGCAAGTGTCTCTTCAGTATGGACGACGAAAGAAACGTTTTACCGCACTGGTCGCAGATAAACGGTCTGGTAGTAGAGTGAGTGTGAAGATGTTCTTTCAGACTGCTGACATGggtgaagctctttccacactggaCACAAACATACGGTCTCTCTCcggtgtggatcctcatgtgctCCTTAAGGTTTTCTTTATAGgtgaaactctttccgcagtgaTCGCACGTGTGCGGCTTTTCTCCGCTGTGGATTTTTATGTGCCTCCGAATGGCTCCTGAAAGTGCAAAGCCTCTTCCGCATTGAGGACACatgaacggtttctctccggtgtgaatcctgATGTGCCTGTTCAGGCCTGTTTTGTATGCGAAACTCTTGCCGCATTGGTCGCACGTGAACGGTTTCTCCcctgtgtgaactcttatgtgatCCACGAGGTTCCTTTTACacctgaaactctttccacattgagagcAAGTGAAGGGTTTCTCGCCGGTATGAATACGCATGTGCCGCTCGAGGCCGATTTTTTGTGTGAAACTCTTTGCACATTGAAGGCAGATGAAAACGTTTTTGGCTCTTGATCTTTTTTGTGATTTATTATTGTTGTCAATCAGCAGACAGCTCAATGAGGTTTCTCCAGGTATGAAGTTTTGATATTTCTCCTCAACTTCTTCCAAAAGTTCTTGACTTTCTTCCTTCACGTCCATCAGGTCTAAATAAACATAGAATATTAAATTGTTAAAAGAATTCCAAAAAATCAAAGAGGTTTCTAATTACACCAACActaacctgtttgttcttcagtgttTCATTCTCATGTTCTCGCTATCCTTCAATTAAATCTGTCACTTCTTTCTGGTGGACTGGATGCTTATCTTCAAGGTTCCAGCATTTATTGATGAAAAGTTGCAAGAGGAATATCATTGAAAATGTCACTGATCACTGTAGTAGGAGTAGATCTGCCAAAAAATACATCGATTaatgaatgattttttttcataattctcacattatacatttttattccagaattggttcaaagtcaaaGTTGGAAACATCTTGGGATAAAAAGGTCTTCTTCCACAAATTttttatgtatgcaaattgtatgataagttaattctcatattgtattttcagaaattttggaaaatttgtcactactgaaacagaaataataatttaataagaagggtaaTACTGACCTATTAACattttgcttacatctttcttgtaaatatatatagtttttccatttgattaaaatgttttcagaggtaaatcaataacagttaccattttaacaatatttcaagtgtgatttatgagatttgttgtattttgtatcTAGTTTTTCTTTGAGAAAGACAAAAAGTTGATCAAACTGATTTccaacttaaggattcattagttcgaatatacactgaaccaaacaCGATCATACGATTTAAGTTGATAATTCAgtttagtatactttattttggACAAAATATCCCACACGTTTCAGTTGTGACAATTTTATgaaataacacccaaaaaaaaaaaaaaacaaggatgtcACAACCGAAACTTCCCCAAATCTACATTTCTACACACCTACCTACTTTGTACACTTTGTAGCTATGAAAGAGAGGGACACGGGAATATTTCCTAATCATAAATGTAcagtaggggtgtagttaaaatctcagccaatggactacactatttcagtagtgacatgaaaaatgcgGTACATACTTTTTACATAAAGTgacttaaaaagaaaatataaagcatttttttaaactttacttgtaaaaaaataaacaaaaaaaaaatcagggttaGGGTTCTCAAAAGCTACCTCCCAATTACTCAataaagtacccaataaattatgatttcaattttaagcttactgatattttaaagatttaagatttaatatataaataaatattaatatttataaatactttTCAAAAGAgaatgatcttagtaaacatctaagatttgaattctTTAGCTGTTTTAGGTCAGCGGTTTGCCCcgattctgtagaatggcccatatagccTACACATAATCATCTTTCATTTATCTGCACGCTAATAAACATTTAGATTAAGGAACATAGAACAAATAGATCGTTGAAACAACATTACGAACTCGCGAATTATCGTTTGGAATCAAGTCTGAAGGAGCCTGAGTTATCAGAGTTAAGTGAAGTATCTAATATGCTTCTTATTTTTACTTCTCAAAATAACGCAAGTTTCGTGTACGTACTTGAGGTTCGGTAAATTAATTGCGTAATAATACTTACCATTGCTGGAATTAAACGACCGTTACTGCCGCTGTCAAACACAGAGCGCGAAATGCTGAAACCGTTAATTACCTCAACAAATTCTTATTTGATAATCATTTGAAAATTGGAACatcaaaatcaaaatataaataatttttttccccactAGTCAACACTTTGCCACTCAAATATGTatcgtttatttatttagcatatATTGCCCATCCCGACCGTTTATGTGcgtgaaacattaaaataaataatgttcaaTTATTTCCAAATGTCTTTTAatgataatacaaataaaataaacatttcgcTGACAACACCTTTGTTTACTCTTCAATCTGACACcaataaaacataatttagacCGGAATATTAAAATGAAACCTACATCTTTTCTGCTCCTCCAGCACCATCTTCTTCTACGTTTCATGGCGAGACGCAAAACAATCGACGGCACGTTTCTGCCACCTACTGGGTTAGAAAATATTGTGCAGGGGATGCAGGTAACTTGATAAAGAACATATTCTCCAGTGGCATTATAAAAGCGCacctaaaatgtatttatttttaataaaagagACGTAAAGTCCATTTAAAGGTTTTGGTTTCCATTGGTGAACACCCAAGATTCTCCTCCACTGTCGCCAACTTTTGCCTTTGAATAATACTTAAAGTTTGCCACTAGATGTCAGCAcgacataaaaaaacaaatactgaGTGACTATTTTTTGCCAGACGGACTAAAGATGAAAGAAATTGCTGACACAAGAAATTCAGCGACAGGATTATAAGAGTCATAAGTCAAAAGTCATAATTCATCAAACTTTTACAAGAAATTCAAAATCAAGAAATTCAAAATCAACAAATGCTTTGATAGAAAATGCAATAACACCCCTGGTTAATTGAATCCAGTGCTAGTGAAATAAAGAGAGTTTTCATTCGGTCATGTAAGTTTTAATGATGGTGATCTGGTGATAGAACAGTTAATTTAGTACAGTATTCAGATGTAGTGTTGAAACCAAAGAGGTCTTTTAAACCGAAAAAGTCACTTCTTACTCCTTTTGAGATTCAAATTCCCAAGACAACGTTGGGTGATGGTTTTCCACTTGAATCAGGAGGCTCTTAGTGGTGTGGCTGCTTTCGTGTGCTTTCAAGTGTGGCGACTGAGCGAAGCTCTTTCCACAAAGCGAgcacttgtaaggtttttctccagtgtgaatcctctggtGCTGCTTGAGTTGGTCGGACGTAATAAAAGCCTTCCCGCACTCATAGCACACGTGATCCTTCACACCACTATGGACCTCCTGATGCCTTTTAAAACAGTCCACCCgggcaaaactctttccacacataGAACACAAGTAAGGCTTCTCGCCAGAATGAACTTTCAAGTGTCTCTTCAGTGCAGATGGAGTAATAAAATCCTTACCGCACTGATCACAGCTAAAAGACCTCACTTCGGCGTGAGAGAGCTGGTGATCTTTGAGACCGTTGACGTGTCggaaactcttcccgcattgtTCGCAACTGTGAGGGCGCTCTCCGGTGTGGATCGTCATGTGAAACCCAAGTTTTTCCTTGCGtatgaagctctttccacactctGGGCATGTGTGCGGCCTTTCTCCAGTGTGGAGTTTGACGTGCCGCTGTAGGTTTGTGTTCGTCGTGAAGCTCCTTCCGCAGTGCATGCATGGGTAAGGCTTGTTTCCAGTGTGGGTTATAACGTGCCTCTTGAGTCTCGTTTTACACGCCAAGCGCTTTCCG from Garra rufa chromosome 7, GarRuf1.0, whole genome shotgun sequence includes these protein-coding regions:
- the LOC141338693 gene encoding uncharacterized protein — its product is MEPNEDTGGERGLMEVKEEHKNQNEVEENHRSITGEKPFVTLTQKTPKIKKSYTCPQCGKTFAGKSRLERHIRIHTGEKPFSCLLCAKSFACKERLDRHIKIHTGEKPFTCEWCGKRLACKTRLKRHVITHTGNKPYPCMHCGRSFTTNTNLQRHVKLHTGERPHTCPECGKSFIRKEKLGFHMTIHTGERPHSCEQCGKSFRHVNGLKDHQLSHAEVRSFSCDQCGKDFITPSALKRHLKVHSGEKPYLCSMCGKSFARVDCFKRHQEVHSGVKDHVCYECGKAFITSDQLKQHQRIHTGEKPYKCSLCGKSFAQSPHLKAHESSHTTKSLLIQVENHHPTLSWEFESQKE
- the LOC141338692 gene encoding uncharacterized protein, with product MDVKEESQELLEEVEEKYQNFIPGETSLSCLLIDNNNKSQKRSRAKNVFICLQCAKSFTQKIGLERHMRIHTGEKPFTCSQCGKSFRCKRNLVDHIRVHTGEKPFTCDQCGKSFAYKTGLNRHIRIHTGEKPFMCPQCGRGFALSGAIRRHIKIHSGEKPHTCDHCGKSFTYKENLKEHMRIHTGERPYVCVQCGKSFTHVSSLKEHLHTHSTTRPFICDQCGKTFLSSSILKRHLHVHLQEKPYVCSLCGKSFAQLDGFKEHQKIHTGVRTHVCFECGNGFISATHLKIHQRIHTGEKPYKCSHCDKRFSRSGTLKAHERIHTGEKPYHCTACGKSFNQSNQLLSHKKKHHSVLSQ